A stretch of DNA from Desulfovibrio litoralis DSM 11393:
TCAGCCTAACGGTGGTTTTAGCCCTTATTTTCCTGAAAAAATGCAAGTAAACGTTGTGCGAGAAAACGGACAAGAATTAAAAGAAAATGTTTCCGCCGCTGACTTTTTTGTTTTGACTAAGGCAGACCCCTTGCCTGTTATGCCACAAGGGCGTTTAGGTATTAAGTTTGAATTGCAAACAAACAACGCAAAAACAAATAAAATTTTCGTGAAAGAGGTTTTACCAAATTCACGAGCGGAAAAAGCCGGCGTAAAAAGCGGAGATATTTTATTAAAGATCAACAAGAAAACAGTTAACAACTTGGAAGATATTCATAAATTTGGAAGAGCCGCCTTTCAAAACAAAGAAGCTTTAAGTTTAGAATTAAAACGCAATCAAAAAACAATTAAGATTGTTATTCCAAATAGTTAAAGTTTTATAACCAAATTTTATAAAATTTACTTTGAACAATTTTACCCAATATAAAAAAAATGCCTGAATTACCCGAAGTAGAAACGATTGCCCGTGGTTTACGTTCTGAATTGTTAAATGCCCAAATTGTTAAGGTCAATATTGTTGACCCAAAAGTTTTAGACGAAGCAAGCCTTAAACTTGTTCCGCTTATAGAAAATACAAAAATCAGCGGAATTTATCGTAGGGCTAAACTACTCTTGCTTGAACTGGAAAATTTACAAAACCAAGAGCCTTTGACTGTTATGGCGGGTTTTCACTTGAAAATGACAGGGCGACTTTTACCTGTGGCGTTTGATGAAACACCGCATAAACATACACGTTTGTTTTTTGACCTAATTACTGAAAATAACGAGAGAAAACGTTTGTTTTTTGATGATATGCGTCGCTTTGGTTATTGTAAGTTTGTTTTACCGAGCGAGCTTCATACTTGGAATTTTTGGCATAAACTTGGTTTAGAACCTCTTGAAATAACAAATAAAGATTTTGCCTCTGCCTTTTTTGGGCGTAAGGGAAAAATTAAAGCCTTGCTATTAAACCAAGAAATTATTGTTGGTATAGGTAATATTTATGCCGATGAATCTTTGTTCCAAGCTTCTATCAAACCTGATACCTTGGTGCAAAACTTGACAACAGCAGAGTTGTTTACCTTGCATGATGTTTTGG
This window harbors:
- the mutM gene encoding bifunctional DNA-formamidopyrimidine glycosylase/DNA-(apurinic or apyrimidinic site) lyase; protein product: MPELPEVETIARGLRSELLNAQIVKVNIVDPKVLDEASLKLVPLIENTKISGIYRRAKLLLLELENLQNQEPLTVMAGFHLKMTGRLLPVAFDETPHKHTRLFFDLITENNERKRLFFDDMRRFGYCKFVLPSELHTWNFWHKLGLEPLEITNKDFASAFFGRKGKIKALLLNQEIIVGIGNIYADESLFQASIKPDTLVQNLTTAELFTLHDVLVEILKEAIKGCGSSIKDYRTAGGEPGAFQNKLQVYGKAGQPCPKCNTLLSSMKVGGRSTVYCCNCQTK